The following coding sequences are from one Mesorhizobium onobrychidis window:
- the pstC gene encoding phosphate ABC transporter permease subunit PstC has product MVGYLVVLLLVLAAAAYWIGRTRAIASVNGDVARLHSLPGQHGMFLTLFAAGPALLAIVLWSLVTPGIESSIIADRFASELSGMGVPQVEAFIRDARAMAFGGLVGFADPTKEAAAAVYKSIHTTSTWIIWAVALVLSASGFYWAYSRIARAYRARHVVERVLRAFLIACSVVAILTTIGIVLSLIFESLRFFQQVPFYKFLFGTHWSPQSAFTGAGTEAGAVNQDIFGAVPLFAGTLLITFIAMLVAAPIGLMAAIYLSDYASKSVRAVAKPVLEILAGIPTVVYGFFAALTVAPYFRGMGESLGLSVASESALAAGVVMGIMIIPFVSSLSDDVINAVPQSLRDGSAGLGATKSETIRKVVLPAALPGIVSAMLLAVSRAIGETMIVVMAAGLAANLTANPLEAVTTVTVQIVTLLVGDQEFDSAKTLAAFALGLVLFCITLTLNIVALRVVQKYREQYD; this is encoded by the coding sequence ATGGTCGGTTATCTCGTTGTTCTACTGTTAGTTCTGGCCGCTGCGGCCTATTGGATCGGCCGGACACGCGCAATTGCCAGTGTCAATGGCGACGTCGCGCGATTGCATTCGCTGCCTGGCCAACATGGCATGTTTCTGACGCTTTTTGCTGCCGGTCCCGCGCTGCTTGCGATCGTGTTGTGGTCGCTGGTGACGCCGGGAATTGAATCGTCGATCATTGCCGACCGCTTCGCCTCCGAGTTGTCGGGAATGGGCGTTCCGCAGGTCGAAGCTTTCATCCGTGACGCTCGCGCGATGGCCTTTGGCGGGCTTGTCGGCTTCGCCGATCCGACGAAAGAGGCAGCCGCGGCCGTCTACAAATCGATCCATACGACCAGCACCTGGATCATCTGGGCCGTCGCGCTCGTGCTTTCCGCGTCCGGATTTTACTGGGCCTATTCGCGCATCGCCCGAGCCTACCGGGCGCGCCACGTGGTCGAGCGCGTTCTTCGCGCATTCTTGATCGCCTGTTCGGTGGTCGCAATCCTGACGACGATCGGTATCGTCCTGTCGCTTATCTTCGAATCCCTGCGGTTCTTCCAACAGGTGCCGTTCTATAAGTTCCTGTTCGGCACGCACTGGTCGCCGCAGAGCGCCTTCACCGGTGCGGGGACGGAAGCCGGGGCGGTCAACCAGGACATTTTTGGCGCGGTGCCGCTCTTTGCCGGCACGTTGCTCATCACCTTCATCGCTATGCTGGTGGCCGCACCTATCGGGCTGATGGCTGCGATCTACCTTTCGGATTACGCCTCCAAAAGCGTCCGCGCGGTGGCAAAGCCGGTACTGGAAATCCTCGCCGGCATTCCGACCGTCGTCTACGGCTTCTTCGCCGCGCTGACGGTTGCGCCCTACTTCCGCGGTATGGGCGAAAGCCTGGGCCTCAGCGTCGCGTCCGAATCCGCGCTCGCCGCAGGCGTGGTCATGGGTATCATGATCATTCCCTTCGTTTCCTCGCTTTCCGATGATGTGATCAATGCCGTTCCGCAATCCCTGCGAGACGGTTCCGCCGGCCTCGGCGCGACCAAGTCGGAAACCATCCGCAAGGTGGTGCTTCCTGCTGCCCTTCCGGGCATCGTTTCGGCGATGCTGCTCGCCGTCAGCCGCGCAATCGGCGAAACAATGATCGTGGTCATGGCGGCGGGGCTGGCGGCAAACCTCACGGCCAACCCGCTCGAAGCGGTCACGACAGTGACCGTGCAGATCGTGACGCTGCTTGTGGGCGATCAGGAGTTCGATAGCGCCAAGACGCTTGCAGCCTTCGCACTCGGCCTGGTGCTGTTCTGCATCACGCTTACCCTCAACATCGTCGCTTTGCGCGTCGTCCAGAAATACCGAGAGCAATATGACTGA
- a CDS encoding PstS family phosphate ABC transporter substrate-binding protein, which translates to MKKFLLTASAAALALAASAGYAAARDQIQIVGSSTVFPFTTAVAEKLGQGGKIKTPVVESTGTGGGMKLFCQGVGENTADFTNASRAIKDSELETCKANGVTPVEIKVGFDGIVLANSKAGAVVDLTKEQVFKALAKNVAVDGKVVPNPYKNWSDVDASLPATKIEVLGPPPTSGTRDAFVELVMDAACQEEVKAANEKGCGEIREDGAFVEAGENDNLIVQKLEANPNAFGIFGFSFLDQNADKLQGHKVDGVEPTFENIASGDYGVSRSLYVYAKKEHVGVIPGMQEFIAEYTSEGAWGPDGYLADKGLIPLPDAERAKWAENAKALKGMGS; encoded by the coding sequence ATGAAGAAATTCCTCCTTACGGCGTCGGCCGCGGCGCTTGCGCTCGCCGCGTCGGCTGGTTATGCCGCCGCGCGCGACCAGATTCAAATCGTCGGTTCGTCCACAGTGTTCCCCTTCACGACGGCTGTCGCCGAAAAGCTCGGCCAGGGCGGAAAGATCAAGACCCCGGTCGTCGAATCGACTGGCACCGGCGGCGGCATGAAGCTGTTTTGCCAGGGCGTCGGCGAAAATACCGCTGACTTCACCAATGCCTCGCGCGCCATCAAGGACAGCGAACTTGAAACCTGCAAGGCAAACGGCGTGACGCCGGTCGAGATCAAGGTCGGCTTCGACGGCATCGTACTGGCCAACTCGAAGGCAGGGGCTGTCGTTGATCTGACCAAGGAACAGGTTTTCAAGGCGCTCGCCAAGAACGTCGCTGTTGACGGCAAGGTCGTCCCCAATCCCTACAAGAACTGGTCGGATGTCGACGCGTCGCTTCCCGCGACAAAGATCGAGGTGCTTGGCCCACCGCCCACGTCTGGCACGCGCGATGCGTTCGTTGAACTCGTCATGGATGCGGCCTGCCAGGAAGAAGTGAAGGCGGCTAATGAAAAGGGCTGCGGCGAGATCCGCGAGGACGGCGCTTTTGTCGAGGCCGGCGAAAACGACAATCTGATCGTCCAGAAGCTGGAAGCCAACCCCAATGCCTTCGGCATCTTTGGTTTCTCGTTCCTTGACCAGAACGCCGACAAGCTGCAGGGCCACAAGGTCGACGGCGTCGAGCCGACCTTCGAGAACATCGCATCCGGCGATTACGGCGTTTCCCGCTCGCTCTATGTCTATGCCAAGAAAGAGCATGTCGGCGTCATCCCCGGCATGCAGGAGTTCATCGCCGAGTACACCTCGGAGGGTGCATGGGGTCCTGATGGTTATCTGGCCGACAAGGGCCTGATCCCGCTTCCGGACGCCGAGCGCGCCAAGTGGGCCGAAAACGCCAAGGCCCTGAAGGGCATGGGCTCTTGA
- the pstA gene encoding phosphate ABC transporter permease PstA, giving the protein MTDAIASFGAGGRPVSIHTDDAAKVRLKGRYRTETWFKWLGAAAVALAGLFLVLLLSTIVTQAIPALRQNYLTLPIDLSAAKVDPAKLDAANYDAIAQEALTAKFPDVTSRQDKRLLRGLISTGTGVFLRKDIAADPGMLGGTVDYAVPLDDFADLYLKGLLADVGSDEAISTSVTPSETSGDIDLTFGDDAMLTLARGHGATEGENGMLTLTSGASSLLVAFNGGTVKLTALSPGANGTAVAKGTVIEALDSTAPAASGQAFLRVIDTPEASRKISDKMIVWLDTLKSAGLIESRFNSIFFFTGASREPELAGVWGAVVGSFLTMIVTLAIAFPIGVSAAIYLEEFAPKNRLTTIIEVNINNLAAVPSIVFGLLGLAVFLNFFGMPRSAPVVGGMVLALMTLPIIIIASRASLRAVPPSIREAALGIGASKVQTVFHHVLPLAMPGIMTGTILGMAHALGETAPLLMIGMVAFIVDIPGGFTDPATILPVQIFMWADFPEAGFQQKTSAAILILLLFLVIMNAIAVILRRRFERRW; this is encoded by the coding sequence ATGACTGATGCGATCGCGTCATTCGGCGCCGGCGGACGGCCGGTCAGCATTCATACCGACGATGCCGCGAAGGTGCGGCTGAAGGGTCGTTACCGCACGGAAACATGGTTCAAATGGCTAGGCGCCGCAGCCGTCGCGTTGGCCGGCTTATTCCTTGTGCTGCTCCTGTCGACGATCGTCACGCAGGCGATCCCGGCGCTGCGGCAGAACTATCTGACGCTGCCGATCGATCTTTCGGCGGCCAAGGTCGACCCGGCGAAACTCGACGCCGCCAACTACGACGCCATCGCTCAGGAAGCGCTTACGGCAAAATTTCCTGATGTGACGAGCCGTCAGGACAAGCGCCTGCTGCGCGGACTGATTTCCACCGGCACAGGCGTCTTCCTGCGCAAAGATATTGCGGCTGATCCGGGGATGCTCGGAGGAACGGTGGACTATGCGGTTCCACTTGACGATTTTGCCGACCTTTATCTCAAGGGGTTGCTTGCCGACGTCGGTTCGGACGAAGCGATTTCGACAAGCGTCACGCCTTCGGAAACCAGCGGCGACATCGATCTTACCTTCGGCGACGACGCCATGCTGACGCTGGCGCGTGGCCATGGTGCGACCGAGGGCGAAAACGGTATGCTCACGCTGACGAGCGGCGCATCGTCGCTGCTGGTCGCGTTCAATGGCGGTACGGTCAAGCTGACCGCGCTGTCGCCTGGGGCCAACGGGACGGCGGTCGCAAAGGGCACGGTGATCGAGGCGCTGGACAGCACGGCGCCCGCAGCGAGCGGCCAGGCATTCCTGCGCGTCATCGACACGCCGGAAGCATCGCGAAAGATTTCCGACAAGATGATCGTCTGGCTCGACACGCTGAAGAGCGCCGGCCTGATCGAAAGCCGGTTCAACTCGATCTTCTTCTTCACCGGCGCAAGCCGCGAGCCGGAACTGGCCGGTGTCTGGGGCGCGGTCGTCGGATCGTTCCTGACCATGATCGTTACGCTCGCCATCGCCTTCCCGATCGGCGTTTCGGCGGCGATCTATCTTGAGGAATTTGCCCCCAAGAACCGGCTGACGACGATCATCGAAGTGAATATCAACAATCTGGCGGCGGTGCCTTCGATCGTCTTCGGCCTGCTTGGACTTGCCGTATTCCTGAATTTCTTCGGCATGCCGCGCTCAGCCCCGGTGGTCGGCGGCATGGTGCTGGCGCTGATGACCCTGCCGATCATCATTATCGCCTCGCGCGCTTCGTTGCGCGCCGTGCCACCGTCGATCCGGGAGGCGGCGCTTGGCATCGGAGCGTCCAAGGTCCAGACCGTATTCCATCACGTCCTGCCGCTGGCGATGCCGGGTATCATGACCGGCACCATCCTCGGAATGGCGCATGCGCTGGGTGAAACCGCGCCGCTGCTGATGATCGGCATGGTCGCCTTCATCGTCGACATTCCCGGCGGCTTCACCGATCCCGCGACGATCCTGCCGGTGCAGATATTCATGTGGGCCGATTTCCCGGAAGCCGGGTTCCAGCAGAAGACTTCGGCGGCGATTTTGATTTTGCTGCTGTTTTTGGTCATCATGAATGCCATCGCGGTGATACTGCGCAGGCGCTTCGAGCGGCGCTGGTAA